From Strigops habroptila isolate Jane chromosome 10, bStrHab1.2.pri, whole genome shotgun sequence, one genomic window encodes:
- the LOC115613996 gene encoding protein PET117 homolog, mitochondrial, translating to MSWRSRAVLAVSVLLSAATVVAVHVQQRREQERLHRGVLQDLERQHQKKENIRLLEEQIALTKQLMEERDKALMEKGSQQS from the exons ATGTCGTGGAGGTCCCGGGCGGTGCTGGCCGTCTCCGTGCTGCTATCCGCCGCCACCGTGGTGGCCGTGCACGTCCAGCAGCGGCGGGAGCAGGAG AGGCTGCACCGTGGAGTTCTCCAAGATCTTGAGCGTCAAcatcagaaaaaggagaatattCGCCTCCTAGAAGAGCAGATTGCTTTGACAAAGCAGCTTATGGAAGAAAGAGACAAGGCACTGATGGAAAAAGGGTCCCAGCAGTCATAG